In Sulfuracidifex metallicus DSM 6482 = JCM 9184, a single window of DNA contains:
- a CDS encoding DUF973 family protein translates to MSYNYSNNPNPSLEADAVGKLRTGILYFIIVPLISVIASLTFFSPIVAIFLLIVSLVVAILGFMKAKGGMSDLSNFINSVGIGSTGLTLVLIGLILELLGAILLLVLVGIAFISIGALAELIGFILFGIGIYRIGSTFNNGLTKIGGILIATLILGFIGLIMSYIGLGEVERNLRSSVGQFPASQGMMPLSSLQVYQIGIGTLNGNGIATFVLYSSQQALISSAQIMGTQYLTSSISPNSLSVGNNNVSANFGMISGLNSGSTYTMRITLSTGQTVDVNLIYRP, encoded by the coding sequence ATGTCGTATAATTATAGTAATAATCCTAATCCTTCACTTGAGGCCGACGCTGTGGGGAAACTGAGGACTGGCATACTTTACTTCATCATAGTCCCTCTAATTTCCGTAATAGCAAGTCTCACCTTTTTCAGTCCCATAGTTGCAATATTCCTGTTAATAGTTAGTCTAGTGGTAGCGATTCTAGGTTTCATGAAAGCTAAGGGGGGTATGTCAGATCTTTCTAATTTCATAAATTCTGTTGGAATAGGCTCAACGGGCTTGACTCTCGTTTTAATAGGACTTATACTGGAATTGCTTGGGGCTATACTTCTCTTAGTCTTGGTGGGAATAGCGTTCATCTCTATAGGTGCCTTAGCGGAGCTCATAGGCTTCATCTTGTTCGGAATAGGGATATATAGAATAGGTTCTACATTCAATAACGGCCTTACCAAGATCGGAGGTATACTCATTGCGACGCTGATATTGGGATTCATAGGGTTGATAATGTCTTACATAGGACTGGGAGAGGTGGAGAGGAATTTGAGATCATCCGTCGGGCAGTTTCCTGCCAGTCAAGGCATGATGCCTCTATCTTCTCTGCAGGTATATCAGATAGGAATAGGAACTCTAAACGGGAACGGAATAGCCACCTTCGTATTATACTCCTCTCAACAAGCTTTAATATCGTCAGCTCAGATAATGGGGACTCAGTACCTTACGTCTTCCATATCTCCAAATAGTTTAAGCGTGGGGAACAACAACGTCTCCGCAAACTTTGGAATGATTAGCGGACTTAACTCAGGATCAACATACACAATGAGGATAACCCTCTCCACAGGTCAAACAGTTGACGTAAACTTGATTTACAGACCTTAG
- a CDS encoding transposase, which translates to MWRAKEKNDKIQLSFKYKIYPTREVEEKLLRAMQIEAKVYNALLDVVNNARKEGKTITPKDTQNMLKDLKIEGKDLVYSKVLQMVNNQLWYNISSLHELKKKGKKVGKLRYKKILKIINYNQSGFKVEGDKLILSKIGEIRVLFHRPLEGEVKGVIIKKSVTGWYAIFQVEVEKKPLEKTGKVVGIDLGVEKLVTTSDGVVIENPKVFDKVERRIKILQQSLSTKKKGSRNYEKVREKLAKLHEHVKDLMSDYIHKVTSWLVENYGGIYVEDLGVKEMVEDSESKTLRKHILHSNFSKFMSYLSYKAERAGRRVVKVDPRNTSKTCAKCGYVKKDLTLADRIFSCPKCGWAVDRDYNASLNILHAGSGLPLEPVDRRPLLHIPFSEGVYSKFPGRSRKSPSRGGDAPSVRAG; encoded by the coding sequence ATGTGGAGAGCCAAGGAGAAGAATGACAAGATCCAACTCTCATTCAAGTACAAGATTTACCCAACGAGAGAAGTAGAGGAGAAACTCCTCAGGGCAATGCAAATTGAGGCTAAAGTATACAATGCCTTGCTAGACGTGGTGAATAACGCGAGGAAAGAAGGGAAAACGATAACACCTAAAGACACTCAAAACATGTTGAAAGACTTGAAAATAGAAGGGAAGGATCTAGTTTACTCCAAGGTTCTTCAAATGGTTAACAACCAATTATGGTACAACATCAGCTCTCTTCACGAACTGAAGAAGAAAGGGAAGAAAGTTGGGAAACTTAGGTACAAGAAGATCTTGAAGATCATCAACTACAATCAATCTGGTTTCAAGGTTGAGGGAGACAAGCTGATCCTCTCAAAGATAGGAGAAATAAGAGTTCTCTTTCACAGACCATTAGAAGGCGAGGTAAAAGGAGTTATAATAAAGAAGAGTGTAACTGGATGGTATGCTATCTTTCAAGTCGAGGTTGAAAAGAAACCTCTTGAGAAAACTGGGAAAGTGGTTGGAATAGACTTAGGAGTGGAGAAACTTGTAACCACCTCTGACGGTGTAGTAATAGAGAACCCCAAGGTCTTTGATAAGGTAGAGAGGAGGATAAAGATTTTGCAACAATCATTATCTACAAAGAAGAAGGGGTCTAGAAACTACGAGAAGGTCAGGGAAAAACTAGCTAAGCTTCACGAGCATGTAAAGGACTTGATGAGTGATTATATTCACAAGGTAACTTCGTGGCTAGTGGAAAATTACGGCGGGATCTACGTGGAAGACCTTGGTGTGAAAGAGATGGTTGAGGACAGTGAAAGTAAAACTTTGAGAAAGCATATTCTTCATTCTAACTTTTCTAAGTTTATGAGCTACCTCTCCTACAAGGCTGAAAGAGCTGGTAGGAGGGTAGTGAAAGTAGATCCGAGGAATACTTCTAAGACGTGTGCTAAATGTGGATACGTTAAGAAGGACTTGACTTTGGCTGACCGTATATTCTCATGTCCCAAGTGTGGTTGGGCTGTAGACCGTGACTATAATGCTTCTCTAAATATTCTTCACGCGGGGTCGGGACTGCCCTTAGAGCCTGTGGACAGGAGACCTCTGCTACACATACCCTTCTCTGAGGGTGTGTATAGTAAGTTTCCTGGAAGAAGCAGGAAATCTCCATCGCGAGGTGGAGATGCCCCGTCCGTAAGGGCGGGGTAG
- a CDS encoding zinc ribbon domain-containing protein codes for MNPNSPLAAATYNYSDDRILSEMIIAPHVLYTEKDINMNMDKCPMCGNRLTPGLNYCEACGADVSVYDQVYHDVVYAYSATPIQPQYPQQQPYPPATPPQSTPQTPMTNCPHCGASIPQGTRFCPYCGKEIKKHHFW; via the coding sequence ATGAATCCCAATTCACCTCTTGCTGCAGCAACATATAACTACTCCGATGATCGGATTTTATCAGAAATGATCATAGCTCCTCACGTTTTATATACTGAAAAAGACATAAACATGAACATGGATAAATGTCCCATGTGTGGAAATAGACTTACGCCCGGGCTCAACTATTGCGAAGCCTGCGGTGCAGACGTCTCAGTTTATGACCAAGTGTATCACGACGTAGTTTACGCTTACTCTGCTACGCCTATCCAGCCTCAATACCCTCAACAACAACCTTACCCTCCAGCTACGCCTCCGCAATCTACTCCACAAACCCCAATGACGAATTGTCCCCATTGCGGGGCATCAATTCCGCAAGGCACGAGATTCTGTCCTTACTGCGGTAAGGAGATAAAGAAGCATCACTTCTGGTGA
- a CDS encoding AIM24 family protein: MEVRVLGYDMQHVRVYLQPSEIIYGEGGHLVAKSPSVSIAFKAQGGLLKSLERELTGSRFFITELTGPGMAEFSSFLPGRVIQVHLEGNGIKVESNSFLFAEAGVQYSASLAPLGAGILGGEGILLANFRGNGNVFLHALGGVSSFVLRQGEEIEIEAEHLLAFDENMQVQVTRLGNLRTMLLGAIEQEGIFFVKVTGPGRVWVHNTSLGQLVGKLSKYFPAGGGGGPSVSLGGFQIGF, encoded by the coding sequence ATGGAGGTAAGGGTCTTAGGTTACGATATGCAACACGTAAGGGTTTACCTTCAGCCTAGCGAGATCATCTACGGGGAAGGTGGCCATCTGGTTGCAAAATCCCCCTCCGTCTCTATTGCGTTTAAAGCTCAGGGTGGTTTGCTGAAGTCTCTTGAGAGGGAATTAACCGGTAGTAGGTTCTTCATAACTGAGTTAACTGGCCCAGGGATGGCTGAGTTTTCTTCTTTCCTTCCCGGAAGGGTAATCCAAGTACACCTTGAAGGTAATGGAATTAAGGTTGAGAGTAACTCCTTCCTATTCGCTGAGGCGGGAGTTCAATATTCAGCGTCTTTGGCACCGTTAGGCGCCGGAATCCTTGGGGGCGAAGGGATCCTTCTGGCAAACTTCAGAGGTAACGGAAACGTCTTCCTTCATGCTTTAGGAGGAGTTTCTTCATTCGTGTTAAGGCAAGGAGAGGAAATAGAGATAGAGGCAGAACACCTCTTGGCATTTGATGAAAATATGCAGGTACAAGTAACAAGGCTTGGAAATCTAAGGACAATGCTCCTTGGAGCAATAGAACAAGAGGGTATATTCTTCGTAAAAGTGACGGGACCAGGTAGGGTTTGGGTTCATAACACTTCTTTAGGACAATTAGTGGGCAAGCTGTCCAAGTATTTCCCTGCTGGTGGAGGTGGAGGCCCAAGCGTCTCATTGGGAGGGTTTCAAATAGGATTCTGA
- a CDS encoding MFS transporter: MVNSKSYLNSAKLIALLSAVGFTVEAYDFFAVGIISTQIWPHLFDGSSSSALALSVLAYSTILVGRPAGGVMFGHLSDKLGRKWSMFWTLTLSGFAMLMIAIMPPIGIIGLEAIAAFRFIQGFGLGGDGGSSWTLTYEYSRRFDKAPIFLAGLLSTASLGILLGVLGIFLSESLETRIFLTDYGWRILIGLGAVAFALTIFFRYKVMESPDFTKLTEARELTTSPIREAIHKARRKLVFLTLIATYYPTVLTFAVYPFAVEYYSKVVGEKVVTLTFMGFALLAILFTLAGGALTTLIGWRGVLFLSILGSVVTLPLLLIHSLTGFIVFPVASIGWGP, translated from the coding sequence ATGGTAAATAGTAAATCTTACCTTAACTCCGCTAAGCTCATTGCCCTACTTTCTGCCGTGGGATTTACAGTTGAGGCTTACGACTTCTTTGCAGTTGGAATAATATCGACCCAGATATGGCCACACCTCTTCGACGGTTCCTCGTCCTCAGCTCTGGCTCTATCGGTTTTAGCATATTCCACCATTCTTGTAGGAAGGCCAGCTGGAGGAGTCATGTTTGGTCATCTCAGTGATAAGTTGGGGAGAAAGTGGAGCATGTTCTGGACTTTGACACTTTCGGGCTTCGCCATGTTAATGATAGCTATCATGCCTCCCATAGGTATCATTGGACTTGAAGCCATAGCTGCGTTCAGGTTCATACAAGGTTTCGGATTGGGAGGAGACGGCGGCAGTTCTTGGACCTTAACTTATGAATACTCCAGGAGGTTTGACAAGGCACCGATTTTCTTGGCTGGACTGTTGAGTACCGCATCGTTGGGTATACTCCTCGGCGTGCTGGGAATATTCTTATCGGAAAGTTTGGAGACTAGGATATTCCTGACAGATTATGGTTGGAGAATCTTAATAGGATTGGGAGCAGTTGCTTTTGCTCTCACCATTTTCTTTAGGTATAAGGTAATGGAAAGCCCAGACTTTACGAAGTTGACTGAGGCAAGAGAACTGACGACTAGTCCAATAAGAGAGGCGATACATAAGGCTAGAAGAAAACTAGTATTTCTCACTTTGATTGCAACTTATTATCCTACCGTGCTGACTTTCGCAGTCTACCCTTTTGCGGTGGAATATTACAGCAAAGTAGTTGGGGAGAAGGTAGTTACGTTAACATTTATGGGATTTGCTCTCCTTGCAATTTTATTTACTCTAGCTGGAGGAGCATTGACCACACTAATAGGGTGGAGAGGAGTTTTGTTCCTCTCAATTCTAGGTAGCGTAGTCACGTTACCATTACTCCTTATCCATTCCTTGACCGGCTTCATAGTATTCCCAGTGGCTTCAATAGGTTGGGGGCCTTAG